TGCGAGCATTTGCGCCAGCCCCATCGTTTTACACGCCGCGGGCATTGCCAAAGACATCGAAGGCGTGTGCTACCCGGGTATGGAAGAAGCTGTCGGCTTCAAAAAAGCGCATGAAGAAATCGTCTTTTTCGATCAAAACGTGCTGACGAGCCGCGGGCCTTTGACCGCGCCCTTCTTCGCGTTGAAATTAATTGAAATCATCAAAGGCGAAGACGCGAAAAATGATGTCGCGGGACAGATTTTGTTGCCGCGCGTCCAAGAAGCCCTCGTCGGCATGGCGCAAGGCAAATGCGCGTGCGGTACGACGGAAGGCGGCGAAAGCTGCGGTTGCGGTCATCATGAACACGCAGAAAGCTGCGGTTGCGGCCATCACGGTGACAAAAAAGGAGGCGGCTGCTGCGGTCATCATCATCACTGATCGGCGCGCGCCCACTCACAATGTCATAAAAACAATAAAAAAGCAGCTCCGCTGAGCTGCTTTTTTGTTGCCTTCAGACGATCGGCAAATCATTTTCCCGCGCGATTAACTCTAAAATATCCGCGCGTGAAATCATGCCGACCAGACGTTTATCTTTCACGACCGGCACATTTTTCAAATGGTCCTCGACCATCATATCCG
The nucleotide sequence above comes from Negativicoccus succinicivorans. Encoded proteins:
- a CDS encoding DJ-1 family glyoxalase III, which gives rise to MNKYMVLLSKGYEETEALLVVTYLRRAGIEVDTISTMDTLETLGDHDIMIRADKKWDEIHLDDYAGIITPGGMTGSETLAADPRVTKAIKAFHDAGKLVASICASPIVLHAAGIAKDIEGVCYPGMEEAVGFKKAHEEIVFFDQNVLTSRGPLTAPFFALKLIEIIKGEDAKNDVAGQILLPRVQEALVGMAQGKCACGTTEGGESCGCGHHEHAESCGCGHHGDKKGGGCCGHHHH